The following DNA comes from Methanosarcina vacuolata Z-761.
TATGGTAGTTCAATAAGATTGCCAATTGCCGTGATTATTACTGTTGTAATGACCCTTTTTTCAGTATCGGATATTACAGGGCTTTCTCTAGTGTTGCAGGTATTTTATGGCCTTGATCCCCTCTATGCTGCAGCTATTATTGCGATCTCAGTTTCTCTCTACGTAACTTTGGGAGGACTTTCAGCAGTGATCTGGACAGATGTTATCCAGTTTTCCTTCCTTGCGATCTTCGCATTGGGAATGGCTTTTGCATCAGTAGGAACAGTAGCTGACGGAGGACTTAATACTACTGCAATAAGCGCTTCCCAGCTTTTTGGAAATGTACCTGGCAGCTGGTGGAATCCCTTTTCGGTTGGTCTTCCTCTTATAATGATCCTTAGCTTTGCCTTAATTCCTGGCTGGATTACTGAGCAGGATCCCTGGCAAAAAGTCTGGGCTGCAAGAGATGCAAAATCTGCCAGTCGTGGAATGGTAGTCGGTGCTCTCATGATTACTGTAGTCTTCGCAGCCTGCGCTGTAATTGCGATAGCTCTCAATTCTGTATATCCTGAAATAGCAAAGATGGGTTTTCCTGCAGGCATGGGTCTGGCAGAACCTGCACTCCTGAACTTTGTCAATACACGTTTTGCCTCTGCCCCTGTGATTATAGCCTTAAGCGCAATCGGGCTTGCGGCAGCTTCCATGTCCTGTACAGATACTTTTTCAACTTCAGGAGCCTCCTGTGTCTCCAGGGACATTTTCCAGAGATACATAAAGCCTGATGCCACAATGAAAGAGATGCTCGCGGTAAACAGAATCAGTGTCATCGCTATCATACTTGCGGCAACAGCAGGCTCATTTGTAATTCCAAACATTATCGATGCCATTCAAATCGCAACTTTCATTGCAAGCTCGTCCTACTTCTTCCCTTTAATGGGAGGCCTATACTGGAAGCGGGCTACTAAAGAAGGAGCTTTTGCAGGAATGGTCGTGGGATTCTTAGTTCAGGTGGTTCTTGTGGCGTTGGATCTTATAAAAACACCACCTTTGGGCACCAACTATCTTGAGACAATCCACCCGATCCTCACAGGTCACGGAGTAATTGTAGGAATGACCGTGAGTGCAATTGTTTTCTTTGGAGTATCCCTTATGACAAAACCCTCAAGCAAGATTCACCTTGCGCCTTTCTTCGAAGAGGAAGCCGAAAAGCTCGCCCATTACGAAGCAAAGGGAGTCAGTGAAACAGATAAGTCTTACAGCGCTTTTCTTGAAAACGTTGATGAAAAAATTACCGGGGAACGTGCTCATCTCCAGCTTAATCTCCGAGCTTCTGGAAATCTCAACTGGCATGAAATAACAGAACGGCTTAAAATCAGCTATCCTGCCTGGATAACTCCTACAGGAATTGATTCGGTATACAGGTTGACCCATGGTGATATGCTTTCCTGTGTTGCGATAACGAGAGGGAGCGGAGATAGAGATATCTGGCTCAAAGCCGAGCCTACCCTTGAAACCGTGGGAAGGCAGAAGAGGGAACTTTTCACAGCCTACGAAGAGTTAACAAAAGTACTTGGCCAGAAGAACATAAGCCTGGACTTTTTTTAAGTAAAAGTTGAGGTTCTTACCAGAACCCATCTGTTCTTCTTTTTTCAGATTTAAGCAAATTTTATAGCTTGAAGGCGTTTCCAAGGGTCTTTTTTCCAAACAGAATATCTTCAAGAGAGAATACCTCAAAATTATAGACGCCTCTGTATCCCGAAAGCAATTTCAGGACTGAAAAGTCCGCACAACCTTCTCCGGGAGCCATATGCTCATCTCCATCGTATTTTTCTGTCCATTGACCACTATTATCATGCAGGTGAAGATGGATAATATGCTTCTTCAAGGTTTGGACAAATTCCCTGAGTTTTTCAGGATCACCTCCACAGGTAAGGTTTGCGTGTCCTATATCAAATGTGGCTTTCAAGTGTTCGGAATTCACAGCTTCTATGGTCCGGGAAAGCTCATCAGCCTCACAGCAAAAATTCGAAGGATCTGTACCTTCCTTGTTTTCAAGGCCCAAAATAACCCCATAATCTTCAGCCACGGATGCAAGCATGCTGAGATTTTTGACCATCGAAAAATAAGATTTTTCCCTGTCAGGTCCAATCCTACCCGGATGTAATACCACAACAGGGGCTCCTATGCGGCCTGCAAGCGAGATTGATTCTTCCATAAGGGTAAATTCCCTCTCGCTCATTTTTGCAGTATCAACCTGGAGAGCTGAAGGATATTTCAAGTCTCCAGCAGAGTAAGGGGCGTGAACTGTATATGCAAAATCGTGTATCGAGATTTCGTCAAGTACCCGGTCAAGCTTTTCAATTTCAAGTGTCGAACCTTTGTAGATCCCAAGTTTGGGGATATACAATTCTATGGACTCAACATGTTCCTTTAAATCCCCAGGGCGGCCGGCAAAAGATGAAGCTCCTAAAATCACGCATTATGCAAGGAAACTAAATATAAAAATCCTTTTCTGATGCCTGCAGAAATCAAATTCATAAATAAATATTAGCCAAATTCCCAAATTTCTAAAATAATTAATTCCTGGATAAGTGAAATTGAAACTATACAGTGAGTTTCTCTTAAATTGCGGCCAAACAGGTTTTTGTCTTATTATTATTTAATAAATCAGCCAACATATTTATATATAAATAAATGTTACCAGCCGCACAATCTAAATTTATTTATAAATAATTTTTATATTAAATATATAGTTTATCGTGAAAAATATATTTTGACTATGGGTACAAACAGTGTTAAATACTTTTTTATATATGACACAGAAAACATACCTTCTTCTTTTCTCAAATAAACGAGAAAGTTAATAGATCGTACATTTTATAAATATTTCTAATATAAAAACTACATCGGGAAAACTTATTAATATAAAATTATTAATTATATTCCTGAAAATAAATACAAAAATTCATTAGTTACAATCGGAATCTTTATATTATATTGGGGAGAGTTGAATTTTTTTATTTATATAAATTTACGACTTTGTTTATTTTTACCTGCGCTGGCTGTCTTATAAAATTGATTGTATATTATATAGGCATATAATAATATTTTAAAAGCCTACATATTTCGAAAGGTTTATGAATGATCCTCTCTAATCAAAAAATTAACGCGCGTCATAATCATATTTCTTTGTAATGATATGGCAGACGATTTTAAAAAAATGTACAGCGTTTTTTGAATCCACCTTATTACATGTAATAATACAAAGGAGGAAAATGAATGGAACCACTCATAAGCATGGGAGTGCTTGCACTTATTGGAGTGGCTGCGACCATTGCAGGTGCCTCAGAGGACCTGGAATCTGATATCGGTTCGCAGAGTAACCCTAACTCTCAGGTGCAGTTAGCTCCCCAAATGATGTTTCCCCACAGAATATTTAACAAAGCGATATCTGGAGAACCACCATCAAATGCATTAATGTGTTCGATCGGTGCAGCCGTTGCAACAGTACTAATAAGTGAGTTTACGATGTCCCCACTTTTTGCACTGGTATTTGGTTCCCTCATTGCAGCATGCGTACACGGTACCTTTGCGGTAACTGCTACAATGGGCAGATGTGCCAGTCAGAGTCGGTTCAAGCAGCCGATTTATCTTGATATGATAAGGGCTCACACCCCAGCAATTATGGGATATGCGTTCATAACAACTTTCTGTGTTCTAGTGGTATCGTATTTGATGACCGTTGTACTCGGACACCCCTTCCCTCTAACTATGCTGGCTTTTATCTGGGGTATCACGGTGGGTGCAATTGGATCGTCAACAGGTGACGTTCACTACGGTGCAGAGCGTGAGTTCCAGCAGTTTGAATTCGGTTCAGGGCTGAACGCTTCGAACTCAGGAAACATTGTAAGATATGCCGAATCTGGTCTCAGGGATGGTTTCGATAACTCCTGGTTCTGTGCCAAGTTCGGAGGTCCTGTCACAGGGCTTGCTTTTGGTATGACTGTATTCCTGGGAAGCTGGGTAACAACTATTTTTGATCCTGCAAAAGGTCTGACCATGGGATGGCTTTCTGTTGTTGCAGGTGTTGTCATTGTCTTTATTTTAATTATCTGGAACTGGAAGATGGAAGTCGAAGCCCGCAAAGCATTTGGACCTTACAAAGAAGATAAGGCTGAGGAGGCTTCAGCATGATTGACGCTATCTTTGGAAACATTATCTGGATGGCCCTTATCACAATCGGCGGCGTTCTAATTTCCTGGAGTGTTCACTTTGTGCCTGTGGGCGGTGCACCTGCAGCTATGGCTCAGGCAACCGGTATCGGTACAGGTACAGTACAGCTGGCAGCAGGTGCCGGTCTGACAGGGCTTGTTAGTGCAGGCTTCATGATGAATGTAACAGACAACCTTCCACTAATTCTTGCCTCAGGCGCAGTGGGTGCAATGATTATGATCGCTGTGACCATGATTGTTGGTACCTGGGTTTATGTTTATGGTGTGGGAGTTGTGCCTTCTTCAGCAAAAGTAAAAATTGATCCTATTACAAAGTACAGGCAGGATCTTTATGTATCCCAGGGTACTGAAGGGCACGGGCTTCCTACAGTAAGTTTTGTGAGTGGAGTTATAGGCGGTGGCCTTGGTGGAATTGGAGGGTCCCTTGTTTACTATTCACTCATAGAAGTGGGTATGAACGCAGGCCTGGAAGCTGTTGGAGTTACCAATTCTGTCACAGGACATGAGCTTGTAGCAGTTGCAGCAATATTCGCAATAGGTATTTTCTTTGTGAACGCTGTAATTCCTTCCTATAACATAGGAGGTACAATTGAAGGGTTCCACGATCCAAAATTCAAAAAATGGCCAAAGGCGGTAGTTTCCTCCCTCGTAGCAACATTACTGTGTTCTATCGTGGCGGTAATTGCAATTGCACAGCTTGGAGGTATCTAAAATGTCTGCAGGTGGAGCAGGAGAAGCCAAAGGCGGATATCCTGCACAAACAATAATGGCTTTAGGTATAGTCGGCGGCCTTGTCGGGATTTACCTCGGTCACTTTGCGCCTCCAGCATATTCTTTCTTCGGAGGAATCGGGGCAATTTGTGCAACGGTCTGGGGTGCTGATGCGGTTCGCCGTGTTGCAAGCTATGGACTTGGTACTGGTGTCCCATCAATAGGTATGCTATCCCTCGGTATGGGTATTATAGCAGCTCTTTTCGGGCTTTCAATAGGAGGTCCCGCAGGGCCCATAGTTGCATTTATTGTAGCAGCAATTATAGGTGGTGTTATTGGTGCCCTTGCAAACAGAGTAATTGGAATGGGTATCCCCATTATGGAACAAGCAATGGTAGAGATTGCAGGTGCAGGTACTCTTGTAATTATCGGGCTGAGTGTCGTCATTGCTGGATCCTTCGATTTTGCTGCAGTTGTCCAAAACGTCGTTGCAAACGGATACATTGCACTGATCTTTATAATAGGTGGTATGGGAATCCTTCACCCCTTCAACGCTAGCCTGGGACCTGATGAGAAGCAGGACAGAACCCTCATGCTTGCTGTTGAAAAGGGAGCAATTGCATTAATAATTGCAGGCTTTGCTTCTTCACTCAATGAAGGACTAATGGCTGCTGGCTTAAACATGCTTATAGGAATTGTCATCTGGTATGTTGCCTTTAGCAAGCACTACGCACTCATTAAGAGAGATGCATACGCAGTGGTTGGTAGTGGTATGCTGCCAAGTCCGGAGGAACTACAATGAGCATGGTTAGAATAGCTCCCGAGATAAATTTAGTTCTGGACCCAGACACGGGAACCGTGACACAAGAACGGAAAGACTCGATTCAGTATTCTATGGAACCCGTGTTTGAGAGAGTGGACAAACTGGACGCAATTGCAGAAGACCTGCTGAATTCCCTTTCGCCCAGCAAACCGCTTCTTAATTCCTGGCCAGGCCGTGAGAACACCTCCTATATGGCAGGATTTTATGGAAACACTTTCTACGGAGTTGTTGTAGGTCTTGCCTTCAGCGGGCTACTGGCTCTTATCATATATATATCAAGTTTGATGAAAGGGGTGGTGTAAAATGGCAGATAAGAGAGAACCAGCCCCAGGATGGCCTATCCTGAAAGGAGAATATGAAGTAGGCGATGCCAAGAACTGTGTACTGGTAATTACCTGCGGATCACACCTCCCGGGAAAGCCAGTCCTTGATGCAGGAGCAGCCGTTACAGGGTCCTGTAAAACCGAAAATCTTGGTATTGAAAAGGTAGTTGCCCACGTTATCTCAAATCCTAATATCAGGTATCTGCTTGTAACTGGCTCTGAAGTTAAGGGGCACGTTACCGGGCAGTCAATTATGGCCCTCCATGCAAACGGTGTAAAAGAAAACAGGATTGCAGGGGCAGTAGGCGCAATTCCATATGTGGAAAACCTGAATGCAGATGCAATTGCCCGCTTCCAGCAACAGGTTGAGGTTGTCAACCTTCTGGATACTGAAGACATGGGTGCTATTACCTCCAAGGTGAGAGAACTCGCCTCAAAAGACCCGGGTGCCTTTGATGCAGAACCACTGGTTGTGGAAATCAGTGAAGAGGGCGGAGAAGAAGAAGAGGGCGGCGTTGTCAGGCCTGTCTCCGGGGAAATTGCAGTTATCCGGAGCAGACTGAAAGCAATTGAATCCCGCATGCTTGATATAGGAAACTTGAACAAGTTCCACTCAGGAGTTCACGCAGGAAAGATCGAAGGTGCCATGATTGGTTTGACAATAACCATATCCCTGCTTGGGTTCTTACTGCTAGGGAGGTAATGAAAATGGCAGAAGAATACGATAAAGGCGTCCCAATGGTGCTTGCCCCTCAGATGGGCGCGATTGATGCTACTGTTGAGAGCATTCGATATAGAGCACAGTTGATTGCGAGAAACCAGAAGCTGGATTCCGGGGTTGCGGCTACCGGAGTGATCGGCTTTGCAGCAGGTTTCATCTTTTCGCTGCTGATGGTCATCGTACTCCCGTTACTAGTCTGGTGAGAGGTGAAATAATATGGATGGAAAAGCACCAGCAGCATTTGTAGAGCCAGGTGAATTTAACGAAGTAATGAAAAGGCTCGATAAGATCGATGAAAAGATTGAGTTTGTCAACAGTGAAGTTGCGCAAAAAATCGGAAAGAAAGTAGGAAGGGATATTGGAATTCTGTACGGCGGATTTATTGGCCTGCTGCTCTTCCTGATATATACCGTGGTATCATCAATGTTCATGTAAATGAGGGATCAAAATGTTCAAGTTTGACAAGAAACAGGAAGTTTTTGAAATAGGTGGAGTTAAATTCGGTGGACAGCCGGGTGAAAACCCAACCGTATTAGTCAGTACTATGTTCTATGCAAGGCACAAGATTGTGACCGATGAAGATAAGGGTATCTTCGACAGGGCAGCTGCAGAAACCCTCTGGAACACCCAGGTCTCACTGAGCGACGCCACAGGTCTCCCCTATGTGAACCAGATTGTAGGAGAAACCCCTGAAGCGATCAAGCACTATATCGACTGGTTCATTGAGATTGACGACAGGACACCTTTCCTGATCGACTCCTCAGCTGGAAATGTGCGTGCAGCCGCAGCTCAGTACTGTACTGAAATAGGTGTTGCAGACAGGGCAATCCACAACTCGATCAACGCAAGTATTGAACAGGAAGAAATCGATATTCTCACAGAAAGCGACGTATCAGCTGCAATCGTTCTTGCCTTCAATGCAACCGACCCGACCGTAAAAGGAAAGGTAGATATCCTTGAAGTCGGCGGTTCCGGACAGACCAAGGGTATGCTCCAGGTCGGAGAGGAATGTGGAATAAAGTATCCCATTATCGATGTTGCAGCCATGCCTCTTGGTGCAGGCTCAGGTGCAACAATCCGTTCGATACCCACACTGAAAGCAAAATTCGGATTGCCAATTGGTGGTGGATACCACAACATGGCTTCTGCATGGGACTGGCTCCGCAAATTCAAGAAGACTCAGCCTGACCCCAAGGCAATCTACATGCCTGCAGATATTGGTACCAACCTGGTGGCTCTGATTGCAGGGTCCGACTACCTGCTCTACGGTCCAATCGAGAACGTAAACCAGATTTTCCCGGCTGTTGCAATGGTAGACATCATGCTCGGTGAAACTGCAAAGGAACTTGGTGTCGAGATCGCAGACCTGGAAAACCACCCGGTAACCAAGTTGACATAATCAAAAAGAATAAAATTACAGAGAGTCTCAGGACTCAAAAGCAGAGGAAATTTTCCTTTGCTTTTTTCTTCTTTTAAAAAGTTTTGTAGTATTTTCATCTGATTCAGGTTCTTATTCTTGATTTTTTTGGTTTTGCTTCCCTCAGTGCTTTCTGTATTTATCCTCTATATTACTTTGAGAATATTTTTTGACTTGTCTACTTTCATATTATTTTTATCTACTCTTAAGTCTGATCTCCAGATGATAGGACTTTTCGTTGTT
Coding sequences within:
- a CDS encoding sodium:solute symporter family protein; protein product: MNGYSVFLLMLTVYIAVLVAISWYFNSRQKSITDFWLAGRMIGPTAIGFSAAASWLTAGGILAVVGYFMLGGMGSIWEFVAPNILALLVIAVLVKKIKSLPAITQPELLEQRYGSSIRLPIAVIITVVMTLFSVSDITGLSLVLQVFYGLDPLYAAAIIAISVSLYVTLGGLSAVIWTDVIQFSFLAIFALGMAFASVGTVADGGLNTTAISASQLFGNVPGSWWNPFSVGLPLIMILSFALIPGWITEQDPWQKVWAARDAKSASRGMVVGALMITVVFAACAVIAIALNSVYPEIAKMGFPAGMGLAEPALLNFVNTRFASAPVIIALSAIGLAAASMSCTDTFSTSGASCVSRDIFQRYIKPDATMKEMLAVNRISVIAIILAATAGSFVIPNIIDAIQIATFIASSSYFFPLMGGLYWKRATKEGAFAGMVVGFLVQVVLVALDLIKTPPLGTNYLETIHPILTGHGVIVGMTVSAIVFFGVSLMTKPSSKIHLAPFFEEEAEKLAHYEAKGVSETDKSYSAFLENVDEKITGERAHLQLNLRASGNLNWHEITERLKISYPAWITPTGIDSVYRLTHGDMLSCVAITRGSGDRDIWLKAEPTLETVGRQKRELFTAYEELTKVLGQKNISLDFF
- a CDS encoding sugar phosphate isomerase/epimerase family protein codes for the protein MILGASSFAGRPGDLKEHVESIELYIPKLGIYKGSTLEIEKLDRVLDEISIHDFAYTVHAPYSAGDLKYPSALQVDTAKMSEREFTLMEESISLAGRIGAPVVVLHPGRIGPDREKSYFSMVKNLSMLASVAEDYGVILGLENKEGTDPSNFCCEADELSRTIEAVNSEHLKATFDIGHANLTCGGDPEKLREFVQTLKKHIIHLHLHDNSGQWTEKYDGDEHMAPGEGCADFSVLKLLSGYRGVYNFEVFSLEDILFGKKTLGNAFKL
- the mtrE gene encoding tetrahydromethanopterin S-methyltransferase subunit E translates to MEPLISMGVLALIGVAATIAGASEDLESDIGSQSNPNSQVQLAPQMMFPHRIFNKAISGEPPSNALMCSIGAAVATVLISEFTMSPLFALVFGSLIAACVHGTFAVTATMGRCASQSRFKQPIYLDMIRAHTPAIMGYAFITTFCVLVVSYLMTVVLGHPFPLTMLAFIWGITVGAIGSSTGDVHYGAEREFQQFEFGSGLNASNSGNIVRYAESGLRDGFDNSWFCAKFGGPVTGLAFGMTVFLGSWVTTIFDPAKGLTMGWLSVVAGVVIVFILIIWNWKMEVEARKAFGPYKEDKAEEASA
- the mtrD gene encoding tetrahydromethanopterin S-methyltransferase subunit D, encoding MIDAIFGNIIWMALITIGGVLISWSVHFVPVGGAPAAMAQATGIGTGTVQLAAGAGLTGLVSAGFMMNVTDNLPLILASGAVGAMIMIAVTMIVGTWVYVYGVGVVPSSAKVKIDPITKYRQDLYVSQGTEGHGLPTVSFVSGVIGGGLGGIGGSLVYYSLIEVGMNAGLEAVGVTNSVTGHELVAVAAIFAIGIFFVNAVIPSYNIGGTIEGFHDPKFKKWPKAVVSSLVATLLCSIVAVIAIAQLGGI
- the mtrC gene encoding tetrahydromethanopterin S-methyltransferase subunit MtrC, with amino-acid sequence MSAGGAGEAKGGYPAQTIMALGIVGGLVGIYLGHFAPPAYSFFGGIGAICATVWGADAVRRVASYGLGTGVPSIGMLSLGMGIIAALFGLSIGGPAGPIVAFIVAAIIGGVIGALANRVIGMGIPIMEQAMVEIAGAGTLVIIGLSVVIAGSFDFAAVVQNVVANGYIALIFIIGGMGILHPFNASLGPDEKQDRTLMLAVEKGAIALIIAGFASSLNEGLMAAGLNMLIGIVIWYVAFSKHYALIKRDAYAVVGSGMLPSPEELQ
- a CDS encoding tetrahydromethanopterin S-methyltransferase subunit B, which gives rise to MSMVRIAPEINLVLDPDTGTVTQERKDSIQYSMEPVFERVDKLDAIAEDLLNSLSPSKPLLNSWPGRENTSYMAGFYGNTFYGVVVGLAFSGLLALIIYISSLMKGVV
- the mtrA gene encoding tetrahydromethanopterin S-methyltransferase subunit A, translating into MADKREPAPGWPILKGEYEVGDAKNCVLVITCGSHLPGKPVLDAGAAVTGSCKTENLGIEKVVAHVISNPNIRYLLVTGSEVKGHVTGQSIMALHANGVKENRIAGAVGAIPYVENLNADAIARFQQQVEVVNLLDTEDMGAITSKVRELASKDPGAFDAEPLVVEISEEGGEEEEGGVVRPVSGEIAVIRSRLKAIESRMLDIGNLNKFHSGVHAGKIEGAMIGLTITISLLGFLLLGR
- a CDS encoding tetrahydromethanopterin S-methyltransferase subunit F, whose translation is MKMAEEYDKGVPMVLAPQMGAIDATVESIRYRAQLIARNQKLDSGVAATGVIGFAAGFIFSLLMVIVLPLLVW
- the mtrG gene encoding tetrahydromethanopterin S-methyltransferase subunit MtrG yields the protein MDGKAPAAFVEPGEFNEVMKRLDKIDEKIEFVNSEVAQKIGKKVGRDIGILYGGFIGLLLFLIYTVVSSMFM
- the mtrH gene encoding tetrahydromethanopterin S-methyltransferase subunit H, with protein sequence MFKFDKKQEVFEIGGVKFGGQPGENPTVLVSTMFYARHKIVTDEDKGIFDRAAAETLWNTQVSLSDATGLPYVNQIVGETPEAIKHYIDWFIEIDDRTPFLIDSSAGNVRAAAAQYCTEIGVADRAIHNSINASIEQEEIDILTESDVSAAIVLAFNATDPTVKGKVDILEVGGSGQTKGMLQVGEECGIKYPIIDVAAMPLGAGSGATIRSIPTLKAKFGLPIGGGYHNMASAWDWLRKFKKTQPDPKAIYMPADIGTNLVALIAGSDYLLYGPIENVNQIFPAVAMVDIMLGETAKELGVEIADLENHPVTKLT